One Pullulanibacillus sp. KACC 23026 DNA segment encodes these proteins:
- a CDS encoding ABC transporter permease: protein MIRYIAGRIGYLIVTLIIIAAITFLMMELLPGSPFNSQKLTTEQIAILKHNYHLDDPIPVQFMTYMGNMLHGDLGVSFAQNGRPVTQILSTKIGPSALIGLEAVIVGSIIGLLLGIIAALKRNSWADYLSNFISVIGISIPSFVFAGLLQYWIGVKLQWLPIAFWGGPKYQIMPAFALAVGVIATIARFMRTEMLDVLGQDYIVTAKAKGMTSASVIFKHTIRNAMIPIITILGPLVVNIMTGSLVIENIFAIPGIGAEFVDCITQRDYPMIMGTTLMYTLLFLVVVLVVDLLYGVIDPRIRLGGGRSE from the coding sequence TTGATTAGATACATCGCTGGTCGAATTGGCTATCTCATCGTAACATTAATCATCATTGCAGCGATCACTTTCCTCATGATGGAATTATTACCGGGTTCACCGTTTAATTCTCAGAAATTAACGACAGAACAGATAGCAATATTAAAGCATAACTATCATTTAGACGATCCAATACCTGTTCAATTTATGACGTATATGGGGAATATGCTCCATGGTGACTTAGGGGTTTCCTTTGCTCAAAACGGGCGTCCTGTTACGCAAATATTGTCAACTAAGATCGGTCCATCAGCTTTAATTGGTTTAGAAGCCGTAATCGTTGGATCAATTATTGGCCTCTTACTGGGAATTATTGCCGCACTAAAGCGAAATTCATGGGCTGATTATCTTTCTAACTTTATATCGGTAATAGGAATATCCATTCCGTCTTTCGTTTTTGCTGGTCTTCTCCAATATTGGATAGGGGTTAAGCTTCAATGGCTCCCAATTGCCTTCTGGGGCGGTCCTAAGTACCAAATCATGCCAGCCTTTGCATTAGCGGTTGGGGTTATCGCAACCATTGCCCGGTTTATGAGGACAGAAATGCTGGATGTCTTAGGTCAAGATTATATTGTAACAGCAAAGGCTAAAGGGATGACGAGTGCATCTGTTATCTTCAAGCATACGATTCGAAATGCGATGATTCCGATCATCACCATTTTAGGACCGTTAGTGGTCAATATCATGACGGGGTCACTCGTTATTGAAAACATTTTTGCTATCCCAGGAATTGGGGCAGAATTTGTTGATTGTATTACACAGCGTGACTACCCTATGATTATGGGAACAACTTTAATGTACACACTATTATTCCTAGTTGTTGTATTAGTTGTTGATTTGCTATACGGTGTCATTGATCCAAGAATACGTCTAGGGGGAGGCCGTTCAGAATGA
- a CDS encoding peptide ABC transporter substrate-binding protein, with the protein MRGKSKWSLVLVLVLALSMVLSACGSSKKSDNKSSSDKGSSSADSNYTQVINFATTEDIPTLDTAVANDQVSFQVAGQVYEGLYTIDDNNNLVPALAVGDPTITKDSAGNSVYTFKLQPNAKWSNGDPVTAKDFVYAWQDVVNPKTKNVTYSYLFPTLGVLNSEDIMAGKKPVTDLGVKAVDDHTLQVTLTHQVPFYKSLFAMATFYPKDQKFVEAQGKDYGLSADKAVYNGPYVLSSWQLGAGWTYKKNPNYWDAKDVQVSQINEKVVKDEQAQINLYNGGQIDAVVLTGDYVNKYKSSPEFHQTLGTSVYYLKFNEQNKYLKNPDIRKAISMAWDRQPFLSKLVNDGSIDATGLVPKGFYKTQDGQDFREENGSLQDYDLAQAKKYWKKGLKELGVSKINLEILAYDTDTYKNEISYIQDQLQTNLPGLTVSVNQQEFKVMLDKESSMKYDIVTAGWGPDYQDPMTFLDMFTTGNGNNQMGYSNKQYDALIKDAQNTTDLKKRDQDMLDAEKILIQQDGALGLMYQQGGATLVKPYLVNFKLHPFGFDYSYKYMSVKKH; encoded by the coding sequence ATGAGAGGAAAGTCAAAATGGTCCTTAGTACTTGTGCTAGTTTTAGCGCTAAGTATGGTCCTTTCTGCTTGTGGATCCAGCAAAAAATCAGACAACAAATCATCGTCTGATAAAGGTTCTTCATCAGCAGATTCAAATTATACTCAAGTAATCAACTTCGCAACAACGGAAGATATTCCAACGTTAGATACAGCCGTAGCTAACGACCAAGTATCCTTCCAAGTCGCTGGTCAAGTTTACGAGGGGCTTTACACAATCGATGATAACAATAACTTAGTTCCAGCTTTAGCCGTTGGCGACCCAACGATCACTAAGGACAGTGCTGGTAACTCTGTTTACACGTTCAAGCTTCAACCAAATGCAAAATGGAGCAACGGCGACCCAGTTACAGCTAAAGACTTCGTTTATGCTTGGCAAGACGTTGTTAATCCAAAAACGAAAAACGTTACTTACAGCTACCTTTTCCCAACTTTGGGAGTTTTAAATTCTGAAGATATTATGGCTGGCAAAAAGCCTGTTACAGACCTTGGTGTTAAAGCAGTGGATGATCACACGCTTCAAGTTACATTAACTCACCAAGTTCCTTTCTATAAGTCATTATTTGCAATGGCAACTTTCTATCCAAAAGATCAAAAATTCGTGGAAGCTCAAGGCAAAGACTACGGCCTAAGTGCTGACAAAGCGGTTTACAACGGTCCATATGTTCTTTCGAGCTGGCAGCTTGGTGCAGGTTGGACGTACAAAAAGAACCCAAATTATTGGGATGCTAAAGATGTTCAAGTTAGCCAAATCAATGAAAAAGTTGTAAAAGATGAGCAAGCTCAAATCAATCTCTACAACGGCGGTCAAATCGACGCAGTTGTTCTTACTGGTGATTATGTAAATAAATACAAATCAAGTCCTGAATTCCATCAAACACTTGGTACTTCTGTTTATTATTTGAAATTCAATGAGCAAAACAAGTACTTGAAAAATCCTGATATCCGTAAAGCGATTTCAATGGCTTGGGATCGTCAACCTTTCTTAAGCAAACTTGTTAACGATGGCTCAATTGACGCAACGGGTCTTGTTCCAAAAGGCTTCTACAAAACTCAAGACGGTCAAGATTTCCGTGAAGAGAACGGCAGCCTGCAAGATTATGATCTCGCTCAAGCTAAGAAGTACTGGAAAAAAGGTTTGAAAGAGCTTGGCGTAAGCAAAATTAATCTTGAAATCCTTGCTTATGATACTGATACTTATAAAAATGAGATCTCTTATATCCAAGATCAGCTTCAAACGAACCTTCCTGGTTTGACTGTATCAGTTAACCAACAGGAGTTCAAAGTCATGCTTGATAAAGAATCCAGCATGAAATACGACATCGTTACAGCTGGTTGGGGCCCTGACTATCAAGATCCAATGACATTCCTTGATATGTTCACAACTGGTAATGGTAACAACCAGATGGGTTATTCCAATAAGCAATATGATGCTTTAATTAAAGATGCTCAAAATACAACCGACCTTAAGAAACGTGACCAAGATATGTTGGATGCAGAAAAAATCTTAATCCAACAAGATGGTGCACTCGGTCTTATGTATCAACAAGGTGGAGCTACACTAGTTAAACCATACTTGGTTAACTTCAAATTGCACCCATTCGGTTTCGATTACAGCTACAAATACATGTCAGTTAAAAAGCACTAA
- a CDS encoding DUF3899 domain-containing protein translates to MNQTNLKWTLYSFAGCLLLSLIFQFYMYKNVFNLTDLINDLFLAGLTFFCIGGFMFVIQSGFFDVPVNSIKMFWRSVSKLGRWIRDNEGDEDQPLYDYGKRKSRHPFALSSALIGLFFCLLSFALSLSL, encoded by the coding sequence ATGAACCAGACTAATTTGAAATGGACACTTTATTCTTTTGCCGGATGTCTATTGTTATCCCTCATTTTCCAGTTTTATATGTATAAAAATGTGTTTAATTTAACAGATCTTATTAACGATTTATTTCTCGCCGGCCTCACTTTCTTTTGCATCGGTGGTTTTATGTTTGTGATTCAAAGCGGTTTTTTTGATGTCCCTGTTAATTCAATTAAGATGTTTTGGAGATCCGTCTCAAAGCTTGGAAGGTGGATCCGTGATAATGAAGGGGATGAGGACCAACCGCTTTATGACTATGGAAAAAGAAAGAGCAGGCATCCTTTTGCCCTCTCCAGTGCGTTAATAGGTTTATTTTTTTGTCTCTTGAGCTTTGCCCTAAGTCTCTCGCTGTAA
- the trpS gene encoding tryptophan--tRNA ligase, producing the protein MSIIFSGIQPTGVPTLGNYLGALKNFTLLQENNECYFCIVDQHAITVPQDPKALRENTRRLAALYIACGIDPERSVLFVQSEVPAHAQLGWMLQCVSYIGELERMTQYKDKSKGKEAVSAGLLTYPPLMAADILLYGTEIVPVGEDQKQHLELTRDLAERFNKRYKEIFAVPEPYIPEVGARIMSLVEPTKKMSKSDDNTKSFILLLDDLKQVEKKIKSATTDSDNAIRYDKENKPGISNLMSILSLCSGQSLEQIEKDFEGQGYGAFKQTVANAVAETLKPIQDRYNALIDSDYLDEVLDKGAEKANQTAQKMLKKAENAMGLGRKKR; encoded by the coding sequence ATGTCCATCATTTTCTCAGGCATTCAGCCAACAGGGGTTCCCACACTTGGAAATTATCTTGGGGCCTTAAAAAACTTTACACTCCTCCAAGAAAACAATGAGTGCTATTTCTGCATCGTCGACCAGCACGCGATTACTGTTCCGCAAGATCCAAAAGCTTTAAGAGAAAATACGCGCAGACTAGCGGCCCTCTACATTGCTTGCGGAATTGATCCCGAACGTTCAGTCCTATTTGTTCAATCCGAGGTTCCGGCCCATGCACAGCTGGGATGGATGCTCCAATGTGTCAGCTACATCGGCGAATTAGAGCGCATGACCCAATACAAAGACAAATCTAAAGGTAAAGAAGCCGTGTCGGCGGGTTTATTGACTTACCCTCCACTCATGGCAGCCGATATTCTTTTGTACGGAACAGAAATCGTTCCTGTTGGCGAAGATCAAAAACAGCACCTTGAATTGACAAGAGATCTAGCTGAACGATTTAACAAGCGCTATAAAGAAATCTTTGCGGTTCCAGAACCTTATATTCCAGAAGTTGGCGCTCGCATTATGTCTCTTGTAGAGCCAACCAAAAAAATGAGTAAATCTGATGACAACACCAAATCTTTTATTTTGCTTCTTGATGACTTAAAGCAGGTTGAGAAGAAGATTAAAAGCGCCACAACGGATAGTGATAATGCCATTCGCTATGACAAAGAGAATAAACCAGGCATTTCTAATCTAATGTCTATTCTTTCTCTCTGCTCTGGTCAATCCCTTGAGCAGATTGAGAAAGACTTTGAAGGGCAAGGCTATGGGGCTTTTAAGCAAACAGTAGCCAATGCCGTAGCCGAGACTTTAAAACCCATTCAAGACAGATATAACGCTCTAATTGATTCCGACTATCTTGACGAAGTGCTTGATAAAGGCGCAGAAAAAGCCAATCAGACCGCTCAAAAGATGTTGAAAAAGGCGGAAAATGCAATGGGACTCGGAAGAAAAAAACGGTGA
- a CDS encoding DUF3603 family protein, translated as MELIGDVWVNWFEGEENGYNVCDFHEWRKHDFIELLDQAPLIKVEPKLFERIENDLTDLPPSLLEDVRNKSYIRKNNQREVIEYAFIATDGKRHIVVDTLGYTIPIRKSRMIPRQEKMILEKAEELETSYYHWEPVSEKEYHILSPHPNWMRGLTRKERQLKQILFMALDQLKTSGNIEEMRYWYTEWFPKNYLESRTLEFQEAWDRLFESIKEGWSDKHQDLCERLIKGQPYFEKIWELEHVSKVN; from the coding sequence ATGGAACTCATAGGAGATGTATGGGTGAATTGGTTCGAAGGCGAAGAAAATGGTTATAATGTCTGCGACTTTCATGAATGGCGGAAGCATGATTTTATTGAACTATTAGACCAGGCGCCACTGATCAAGGTCGAGCCCAAACTGTTTGAACGGATTGAAAATGATTTAACTGATCTTCCGCCTAGTCTATTAGAAGATGTTCGAAATAAAAGTTACATAAGGAAAAACAATCAAAGAGAAGTGATTGAATACGCCTTTATCGCAACCGATGGAAAACGCCATATCGTAGTGGATACATTGGGTTACACCATTCCAATTCGAAAAAGTCGTATGATTCCAAGACAGGAAAAAATGATCTTGGAAAAAGCCGAGGAATTAGAAACCTCTTATTATCATTGGGAACCCGTTTCGGAAAAAGAATATCATATTCTTTCACCGCATCCGAATTGGATGAGAGGACTGACAAGGAAGGAACGGCAGCTTAAGCAAATTCTTTTCATGGCTTTAGATCAGCTGAAAACATCTGGAAATATTGAAGAGATGCGTTATTGGTATACCGAATGGTTTCCAAAAAATTATCTTGAAAGCAGAACATTAGAATTCCAAGAAGCCTGGGATCGCCTGTTTGAATCCATTAAAGAAGGTTGGTCTGATAAGCATCAGGACCTCTGTGAGCGGCTTATTAAAGGTCAACCCTATTTTGAGAAAATCTGGGAACTCGAACATGTTTCTAAAGTGAACTAG
- the fabF gene encoding beta-ketoacyl-ACP synthase II, producing the protein MKRRVVVTGMGAVTPLGLNVGTTWDNLLAGKSGIDVVTRVNPDDFPAKVAGEVKGFNPGDFIEKKEARRMDRFTQYAVAAAKMAVEDANLTINEENAYRVGVWIGSGIGGMETYEEQFRTGLEKGWRRVSPFFVPMMIPDMASGQVSIQLGAKGINSCTVTACATGTNSIGDAFKAIQRGDNDIIISGGAEAPLVHMSFAGFSSAKALSFNPDPKTASRPFDKNRDGFVMGEGAGILVLEALDSALARGAHIYAEVMGYGSTGDAYHITAIEPGGPGATRSMKMALDDAGLSPDDVNYINAHGTSTPLNDGNETAAVKTVFGEQAYKIPMSSTKSATGHLLGASGGVEAIFAIKSIENNIVPPTINYETPDEECDLDYVPNEARKHEVNVSMSNSFGFGGHNATLVFKRYEA; encoded by the coding sequence ATGAAACGTCGTGTTGTCGTGACTGGCATGGGTGCTGTAACACCTTTAGGCCTTAATGTGGGAACAACTTGGGATAATCTCCTAGCAGGGAAATCAGGGATCGATGTAGTCACCCGAGTCAACCCCGATGATTTTCCTGCGAAGGTTGCAGGGGAAGTAAAAGGATTTAATCCAGGGGATTTTATAGAAAAAAAAGAAGCAAGACGGATGGATCGCTTTACTCAATATGCCGTCGCAGCTGCCAAAATGGCGGTAGAAGATGCAAACTTAACTATCAATGAAGAAAATGCTTATCGAGTCGGTGTATGGATTGGCTCTGGGATTGGCGGAATGGAAACGTATGAAGAGCAATTCCGTACAGGGCTTGAAAAGGGCTGGAGACGCGTTTCACCGTTCTTTGTGCCAATGATGATTCCGGATATGGCTTCAGGGCAAGTCTCCATTCAGCTTGGAGCAAAGGGCATTAACTCTTGTACAGTTACAGCTTGTGCAACGGGTACGAACTCGATCGGAGATGCCTTCAAAGCAATCCAGCGTGGTGATAACGATATTATTATTTCTGGAGGGGCTGAGGCACCGCTTGTTCATATGTCTTTTGCTGGATTTAGCTCTGCGAAAGCCTTGTCGTTCAATCCGGATCCTAAGACGGCATCGCGGCCATTTGATAAAAATCGCGATGGTTTCGTAATGGGAGAGGGAGCAGGCATTCTTGTGCTTGAAGCATTGGATTCGGCTCTTGCACGCGGGGCCCATATCTATGCAGAAGTTATGGGCTATGGCTCAACAGGTGATGCTTATCATATAACTGCGATTGAACCAGGCGGTCCGGGAGCAACGCGTTCTATGAAGATGGCACTAGACGATGCTGGTTTGTCACCAGACGATGTGAATTATATTAATGCACATGGGACAAGTACCCCATTGAATGATGGCAATGAAACAGCCGCTGTTAAAACGGTATTTGGTGAGCAGGCTTATAAAATTCCAATGAGTTCAACCAAATCGGCTACAGGCCATTTACTTGGTGCGTCTGGCGGTGTTGAAGCGATCTTTGCTATAAAGTCAATTGAGAACAATATTGTCCCACCAACCATTAATTATGAAACGCCAGATGAAGAATGTGATTTGGATTATGTGCCAAATGAAGCTCGTAAGCATGAGGTTAATGTTTCGATGAGCAACTCATTTGGTTTTGGCGGTCACAACGCTACACTTGTCTTCAAGCGTTACGAAGCCTAA
- a CDS encoding beta-ketoacyl-ACP synthase III, whose amino-acid sequence MGVGIIGIGKYVPDKVLTNFDLEKLVDTSDEWIRTRTGIEERRIADDQTNTSDMAYEAAKQALEDAGLTGQDLDLILVATVTPDYGFPSVASLIQGKLQATKAAAMDISAACAGFIYGMVTAKQFIETNVYKNILVVGVEKLSKITNWEDRNTAVLFGDAASAAVIGKVSEGKGILSFELGSDGTKAKELFQDGPHIYMNGREVFKFAVRQMGDSSVNVVEKAGLAKEDIDHLIPHQANIRIMEAARERLELPEEKMIKTVHKYGNTSSSSIPLALCDAVESGRIKDNDLLVLVGFGGGLTWGALTLRWGK is encoded by the coding sequence ATGGGTGTAGGGATTATTGGAATCGGGAAATATGTGCCAGATAAAGTGTTAACTAACTTCGATCTTGAGAAATTAGTGGATACATCTGATGAGTGGATTCGCACTCGGACTGGGATTGAGGAACGCCGCATTGCAGATGATCAAACCAATACTTCTGATATGGCCTATGAAGCCGCAAAACAAGCTTTGGAAGATGCAGGATTAACGGGTCAAGATCTCGATTTAATATTGGTGGCTACGGTCACCCCGGATTATGGATTCCCGTCTGTAGCAAGCCTGATTCAAGGAAAGCTTCAAGCAACCAAGGCGGCGGCAATGGATATAAGTGCAGCCTGTGCTGGGTTTATTTACGGGATGGTAACGGCAAAACAATTTATTGAAACGAATGTATATAAGAATATATTAGTTGTTGGTGTGGAAAAGCTCTCTAAAATAACGAATTGGGAAGACCGTAACACAGCGGTCTTGTTCGGTGATGCTGCCAGTGCAGCTGTCATTGGGAAAGTATCAGAAGGAAAAGGAATTTTATCCTTTGAACTTGGCTCCGATGGCACCAAAGCCAAAGAACTGTTTCAAGATGGACCACACATTTACATGAACGGTCGTGAAGTCTTTAAATTTGCGGTTCGTCAAATGGGTGATTCCTCGGTGAATGTCGTTGAAAAAGCTGGGTTAGCGAAAGAGGATATCGACCATTTAATCCCGCATCAAGCGAACATCCGGATCATGGAGGCTGCTCGAGAACGTCTCGAATTACCTGAGGAAAAGATGATTAAAACGGTTCACAAATATGGAAACACGTCCTCTTCTTCGATTCCTCTCGCCCTCTGTGATGCAGTTGAGTCAGGGCGAATAAAAGACAATGATTTGTTGGTGCTCGTTGGCTTTGGAGGCGGCCTCACATGGGGAGCCTTAACCCTTAGATGGGGAAAATAG
- a CDS encoding YppG family protein, whose protein sequence is MVSPNRPAQSNFAPPQGPFPLRVWGQGMGQNGMPYQPFGQQPFMPPQMGMAPMNQMPFQGQMSQNFQNGPINHPFLDQNGNFDINKLMGHADNINKFINTAKPMMKQLSPLFNMFRGQ, encoded by the coding sequence ATGGTAAGTCCAAATCGTCCTGCACAATCCAATTTTGCTCCACCACAAGGCCCATTTCCCCTTCGCGTTTGGGGTCAAGGAATGGGGCAAAATGGAATGCCTTATCAACCTTTTGGTCAGCAACCATTTATGCCGCCGCAAATGGGGATGGCGCCTATGAATCAGATGCCTTTTCAAGGTCAGATGTCCCAAAACTTTCAAAATGGGCCAATCAATCATCCATTCCTCGACCAAAACGGCAATTTTGATATAAATAAACTAATGGGCCATGCTGATAATATTAACAAATTTATTAACACTGCTAAACCCATGATGAAGCAATTGTCACCTCTTTTTAATATGTTCAGGGGCCAATAA